The Elaeis guineensis isolate ETL-2024a chromosome 14, EG11, whole genome shotgun sequence genome has a segment encoding these proteins:
- the LOC140853651 gene encoding LOW QUALITY PROTEIN: uncharacterized protein (The sequence of the model RefSeq protein was modified relative to this genomic sequence to represent the inferred CDS: inserted 4 bases in 2 codons; deleted 1 base in 1 codon) gives QIPSHPSSSSRSLPFHFILTGVRVPTFFVPFGLSLLRSIGEPKMDEDMDDFRDLYGDLEDRVNAGISCVQENQYSRSAERTMSSSKCGGFDSINEEHNSDDLIAEGNARPVASNRGMESLAFGMEESGNSSDSEGDLRILLNEDDCLKMPPSQRVNLGNGGLVVGEDEGGEEDEDLVNPYGTDCPQKNLKWENQLWSPTDGMVQVSTERGNTAKLSCHGWYVGSNPGGFPYNGKTSVPGRGDRDQPVMLSSEVTATCNLRIPASAQNGYSFTLPRNKTIFDISIEAFEQKPWRQPQVDITDYFNFGLDEDSWESYRQNLVLVDKLWDILSVYSALNFIMPLIRIFQGQFRQQVFALNYKLSGLNQVDSELGSPKAMLSKAYQWGHKEQCFLDMGNVEERLMVLQMPKGRAIQVESGVGERTPSLYIRRLRYSDSDVVIQIATDDCMKDVSIPCXGELELAEQGHVDCSMLECQNEPNEGMLSLDHDDQRCWKTTNPLMHCYPGVAETNLRGPAEEVKAKLEYSKGDREHSLRVDTLPMEAEFASGFQVMHGFSSSDIDNHYEPSKDDGCLEKTHDATGKPSLDAVTGLQESVLSDCYLSNDSRINATKTELEDIKGNTYDHPFSPAGYKGWNTHGHSIIAELNIPAEDEQAFIQSSRKCQNDVDHFKVSGTRERKCHHFTGVGGHLSSNKQTKMPTSYKSRKYAEKHASEESSTKAYHKKGDHDAHLWRNQDERDYLLEKRAAGRDYSIKHREYYSHEWCHDDRGEGVVDCEHFDKSISEYGSFFLGKDSSMGHKKERENEHIIWTDSVNYDNMTEHRYRQKHVQEMHKMYVPKCNRKEEIFDHRFCRPASCSGRGQRTPERRDKFDESSCFDLYGSNKYMEYDAKRLRHIDGRLLDSQTYEHHVEDERGWHDSSPARNYLPVSWRLHEKFVDYRKHFAIREIPSMYKKYEWHFLPSSKDCHHLSDENGNKFDYDESITEERGTYVDDIVPEKRYGWLAKPRPHVDDKVSFRHQEPYLLSRKESFLCEGSPRHEKSLVNQHLVGGRKFSDDRRLGNAEKEIINERNAASDAREHNKFVLHNFDQQRHELATLVCRDAFNMHLNGLERKFHKRGNGVTVTHERHRDVAYTVDKELETSRYVEVVRMLEVPLHIPKSERTHNHPTNLKKRVKELKSEEHSDDHFVKKCEGKHPISQGHDDDEIEEGQVIEDSDDQHVVSTTKDWNREKKVAFPTVTASRRANVEEKXTQAKESTPDNKIFVGYDSNRILETLAKMEKHRERFKEPIALKRGPEKTLNSQLEVAAVTDEVNQQRPARKRRWGRAFI, from the exons CAGATTCCTAGCCACCCGAGCTCCAGCTCTCGTTCTCTGCCGTTTCATTTCATCTTGACTGGGGTTAGGGTTCCCACATTCTTTGTTCCCTTCGGTCTCTCTCTTCTTCGTTCGATCGGGGAGCCAAAGATGGATGAAGATATGGACGATTTCCGCGATCTCTATGGCGACCTTGAGGATCGTGTCAATGCGGGCATCTCCTGTGTCCAAGAAAATCAATACTCCCGTTCGGCTGAGAGAACTATGAGCAGCTCGAAGTGTGGGGGATTCGATTCGATCAATGAGGAGCacaactcggatgatctaattgctGAAGGCAATGCGAGACCGGTGGCTTCCAACCGGGGGATGGAAAGTCTGGCTTTTGGAATGGAGGAGAGCGGCAACAGCAGCGACAGCGAAGGTGATCTTCGTATACTTTTGAACGAGGATGACTGTTTGAAGATGCCACCTTCACAAAGAGTAAATCTTGGGAATGGAGGCTTGGTGGTGGGAGAGGATGAGGGAGGGGAAGAGGATGAGGATTTGGTGAATCCTTATGGGACTGATTGTCCACAGAAAAATCTGAAGTGGGAAAACCAGTTGTGGTCGCCTACTGATGGGATGGTGCAGGTTAGCACTGAAAGAGGGAATACAGCAAAGTTGAGCTGCCATGGTTGG TATGTAGGATCTAATCCAGGAGGATTCCCATATAATGGAAAAACTTCAGTGCCTGGAAGAGGCGATCGGGATCAGCCAGTGATGCTATCTTCAGAGGTTACTGCAACCTGCAATTTGAGGATTCCTGCATCAGCTCAAAATGGATATAGTTTCACTTTGCCTCGAAATAA GACCATTTTTGATATAAGTATTGAAGCATTTGAGCAGAAGCCCTGGAGGCAACCACAAGTGGATATAACAGACTACTTTAACTTCGGCCTGGATGAGGATAGCTGGGAAAGCTACCGTCAAAACTTGGTCCTTGTTGATAA ATTATGGGACATTCTTTCAGTATATAGTGCCTTAAACTTTATAATGCCTTTAATTCGAATTTTTCAGGGTCAGTTTAGGCAGCAAGTGTTTGCCCTTAATTACAAATTATCAGGGCTGAATCAG GTTGACTCTGAGCTGGGATCACCTAAAGCCATGTTGAGTAAAGCTTATCAGTGGGGACATAAAGAACAGTGTTTCTTAGATATGGGAAATGTTGAGGAGAGGTTAATGGTGCTTCAGATG CCAAAGGGTAGAGCAATTCAGGTTGAAAGTGGTGTTGGTGAACGCACACCATCACTATACATAAGGCGACTGAGATACAGTGATTCTGATGTAGTGATACAG ATTGCTACGGATGATTGTATGAAGGATGTGTCCATTCCGTG GGGAGAACTTGAACTTGCAGAACAAGGACATGTAGATTGCTCAATGTTAGAATGTCAGAACGAGCCAAATGAAGG AATGTTGTCTCTGGACCATGATGATCAAAGATGTTGGAAAACCACCAATCCTCTCATGCATTGCTATCCTGGGGTGGCAGAAACTAATTTAAGGGGACCTGCTGAAGAGGTTAAAGCCAAACTGGAGTACTCTAAGGGTGATAGAGAGCATTCTTTGAGAGTTGATACCTTGCCAATGGAAGCTGAATTTGCTTCTGGTTTTCAAGTTATGCATGGTTTCAGTTCATCTGATATTGATAATCATTATGAACCATCCAAGGATGATGGCTGTTTGGAGAAAACTCATGATGCTACTGGAAAGCCATCTTTGGATGCAGTAACTGGACTGCAAGAGTCAGTTTTATCTGATTGTTATCTTTCAAATGATTCCAGAATCAATGCAACTAAAACAGAGCTAGAAGATATTAAAGGCAACACTTACGACCATCCCTTCTCTCCAGCAGGTTACAAAGGTTGGAATACACATGGACACAGTATCATCGCTGAATTGAATATACCTGCAGAAGATGAACAAGCTTTTATACAGTCTTCCAGGAAGTGCCAGAATGATGTGGATCATTTCAAAGTGAGTGGCACAAGGGAAAGGAAGTGCCATCACTTTACTGGTGTGGGAGGACATTTGTCTTCTAATAAACAAACAAAAATGCCAACAAGTTACAAGAGTAGAAAGTATGCTGAAAAGCATGCTAGTGAAGAGTCTTCTACTAAAGCTTATCACAAGAAGGGAGATCATGATGCACATCTCTGGAGGAACCAGGATGAGAGAGACTATTTACTTGAGAAAAGAGCTGCTGGAAGGGATTATTCCATAAAACACCGTGAGTACTACTCACATGAATGGTGTCACGATGATCGAGGGGAAGGAGTTGTTGATTGTGAGCATTTTGACAAATCAATTTCAGAATATGGTTCCTTTTTCTTGGGAAAGGATTCAAGCATGGGGCACAAAAAGGAAAGGGAGAATGAGCATATCATCTGGACTGATAGTGTAAATTATGATAATATGACTGAACACAGATATAGACAAAAACATGTACAAGAAATGCATAAAATGTATGTACCCAAATGCAATAGGAAAGAGGAAATCTTTGATCACAGGTTCTGTAGACCTGCATCCTGCAGTGGCAGAGGACAAAGAACCCCTGAAAGAAGAGACAAATTTGACGAAAGTTCATGTTTTGACTTGTATGGATCTAATAAGTATATGGAATATGATGCCAAAAGGTTGAGACATATTGATGGTAGGCTGCTTGATTCTCAAACATATGAACACCATGTTGAGGATGAAAGAGGTTGGCATGATTCCAGTCCAGCAAGAAATTACTTACCTGTGTCATGGAGGTTGCATGAAAAATTCGTGGATTACAGAAAACATTTTGCTATTAGAGAGATACCATCCATGTATAAGAAATATGAATGGCATTTTCTTCCAAGCAGCAAGGATTGTCATCATTTATCTGATGAAAATGGAAACAAatttgattatgatgaatccaTTACTGAAGAAAGAGGTACATACGTTGATGACATTGTTCCGGAGAAAAGATATGGTTGGCTTGCTAAGCCAAGACCTCATGTTGATGACAAAGTCTCTTTTCGGCATCAAGAGCCATACTTGCTTTCTCGAAAGGAATCTTTTCTCTGTGAAGGGAGTCCAAGACATGAGAAGAGTCTTGTTAATCAGCATTTAGTTGGTGGTAGAAAATTTTCTGATGACCGCCGATTGGGTAATGCTGAAAAGGAAATAATTAATGAAAGAAATGCTGCTTCTGATGCTAGGGAACATAATAAATTTGTTCTGCACAATTTTGATCAGCAAAGGCATGAGCTGGCAACTTTAGTGTGCAGAGATGCTTTCAACATGCATTTGAATGGTTTGGAAAGAAag TTCCACAAAAGAGGCAATGGAGTTACAGTTACACACGAAAGGCATAGAGATGTAGCTTATACAGTGGATAAAGAACTCGAGACTTCCAGGTATGTTGAAGTTGTTCGCATGTTGGAGGTTCCTCTCCATATTCCAAAATCTGAGAGAACTCATAATCACCCAACCAACTTGAAGAAGAGAGTGAAAGAGTTAAAGTCAGAAGAACATTCAGATGATCACTTTGTTAAGAAATGTGAAGGCAAACATCCTATTTCACAAGGTCATGATGATGATGAGATTGAAGAGGGTCAGGTGATAGAAGATTCTGATGATCAACATGTGGTGTCAACGACTAAAGATTGGAATCGTGAGAAAAAAGTAGCATTCCCTACAGTTACAGCAAGCCGGAGAGCTAATGTAGAAGAGAA AACACAAGCAAAAGAATCTACACCAGATAATAAGATATTTGTGGGATATGACAGCAATCGCATACTTGAGACACTAGCAAAGATGGAAAAGCATCGGGAACGGTTCAAAGAACCGATTGCTCTGAAGCGAGGACCTGAGAAGACTCTGAATTCACAGTTGGAGGTTGCAGCTGTAACAGATGAAGTTAATCAACAGAGGCCTGCCAGGAAACGGCGGTGGGGGAGGGCATTCATCTGA
- the LOC105057336 gene encoding uncharacterized protein isoform X1 has translation MDVGKRRKAMWLYPKVVGFNPPERWGHSACFFEGVVYVFGGCCGGLHFSDVLTLDLDGMAWNSLVTTGQKPGTRDSHTAAIVGHKMVVLGGTNGSKKVNDLHVLDLWTREWCKPNCKGFPPSPRESHTATVVGNDKLVIFGGSGEGEANYLNDVHILDLKNMSWTSPEVRGDPPAPRDSHTAVAIGNKLLIYGGDCGDRYHGEVDVFDMDTMTWSRLAVQGSSPGVRAGHASVNIGSKVYIIGGVGDKQYYSDVWALDLGTFLWAQLEIRGQHPQGRFSHTAVVTGTDIAIYGGCGEDERPLNELLILQLGSEHPNGRYNISMCKMFGNHWNQEKRKFLRGTEHSKSMVLKNGELCQQSREVEAEPRSSLLCGLDNRHDKRRKTSDARVWEIESEQEEHSLSLSQHSSPSQSDQEQNTLHKLSSSTNDSISASQQFVPFKLHHRREPVNGIQRTTSDVHFLGAESPRQPKTTQFLHSVPLARQEVQFLAVDQNPQLRPAFLPLIGAEVHGTVDGAFDSGYLMTAYVNGQMLRGVLFAPGPGVTAPSPAINSQGLTGSTAVTQHCSAPPHAIPIHFRPRSQAATFVLPERGHHMRQARQLQVVKAQPSKSNNDLHGVVLTLGGPGGASGP, from the exons ATGGACGTGGGGAAGAGGAGGAAGGCAATGTGGCTCTACCCAAAGGTGGTGGGCTTCAACCCTCCTGAGAGATGGGGGCACTCAGCCTGCTTCTTTGAAGGGGTTGTTTATGTTTTTGGG GGTTGTTGTGGTGGATTGCATTTTAGTGATGTCCTCACCCTTGATCTAGATGGCATGGCCTGGAACTCCCTTGTCACTACAGGTCAAAAGCCTGGAACCCGAGACAGCCACACCGCGGCAATCGTAGGGCATAAGATGGTAGTATTAGGAGGCACAAATGGTTCGAAGAAGGTGAATGATCTTCACGTATTAGATTTGTGGACGAGGGAATGGTGCAAACCCAATTGCAAAGGCTTCCCACCCTCACCACGTGAAAGCCACACTGCCACAGTGGTAGGCAATGATAAACTAGTTATATTTGGGGGCAGTGGAGAAGGGGAAGCAAATTACTTGAATGATGTTCATATACTAGACTTGAAGAACATGTCATGGACTTCTCCAGAGGTGAGAGGTGATCCCCCTGCACCAAGAGATAGCCACACTGCTGTTGCAATTGGCAATAAGCTTCTTATCTATGGTGGTGACTGCGGTGATCGTTATCATGGGGAAGTTGATGTGTTTGACATGGATACGATGACTTGGTCAAGG TTAGCAGTTCAAGGATCTTCACCTGGAGTTCGAGCAGGCCATGCATCTGTCAACATTGGGTCCAAG GTTTACATCATAGGTGGAGTAGGAGATAAACAATATTATAGTGATGTTTGGGCTCTCGACTTGGGTACTTTTTTATGGGCACAGCTTGAGATTCGCGGCCAACATCCACAAGGACGGTTTTCTCATACTGCCGTAGTCACTGGCACTGATATTGCTATATATGGGGG TTGTGGGGAGGATGAACGCCCGCTCAATGAGTTACTCATTTTGCAGTTGGGATCTGAGCACCCTAACGGTCGTTACAACATTTCGATGTGCAAAATGTTTGGTAATCACTGGAATCAAGAAAAACGAAAGTTTTTAAGAGGAACAGAACATTCG AAAAGTATGGTTCTGAAAAATGGAGAACTTTGTCAGCAATCTCGTGAAGTTGAAGCAGAACCAAGGAGCTCTCTTTTATGTGGTTTGG ATAACAGGCATGACAAAAGGAGGAAAACCAGTGATGCTAGAGTGTGGGAGATCGAATCAGAACAGGAAGAGCACTCTCTGTCGCTTTCCCAGCACTCCTCTCCTTCACAATCTGACCAAGAACAAAATACTCTCCACAAATTGTCGTCTTCGACCAATGACTCCATATCGGCCTCTCAACAATTTGTTCCCTTCAAGCTACATCATCGGCGGGAACCGGTAAATGGTATTCAAAGGACTACCTCAGATGTTCATTTCTTGGGTGCAGAATCCCCAAGACAGCCAAAGACAACACAATTTCTTCATTCTGTTCCCCTTGCAAGGCAAGAAGTTCAATTTCTAGCTGTAGATCAGAATCCACAGCTGAGGCCTGCCTTTCTTCCGTTG ATTGGAGCCGAGGTTCATGGCACGGTGGATGGAGCATTTGACTCTGGGTACCTCATGACTGCTTATGTTAATGGCCAAATGCTAAGAGGTGTCTTGTTTGCTCCG GGGCCAGGTGTTACAGCTCCAAGTCCTGCAATCAATTCTCAGGGTCTCACAGGCTCCACTGCTGTTACTCAGCATTGTTCAGCTCCCCCTCATGCCATTCCTATCCATTTCAGGCCACGTTCACAAGCTGCCACCTTTGTGCTGCCCGAGCGTGGGCATCATATGCGGCAGGCTCGCCAGCTCCAAGTTGTCAAAGCCCAACCATCAAAGTCTAACAACGATCTACATGGTGTTGTCCTGACGCTGGGAGGACCTGGGGGAGCCAGTGGACCTTAG
- the LOC105057336 gene encoding uncharacterized protein isoform X2, which yields MARGSVLGCCGGLHFSDVLTLDLDGMAWNSLVTTGQKPGTRDSHTAAIVGHKMVVLGGTNGSKKVNDLHVLDLWTREWCKPNCKGFPPSPRESHTATVVGNDKLVIFGGSGEGEANYLNDVHILDLKNMSWTSPEVRGDPPAPRDSHTAVAIGNKLLIYGGDCGDRYHGEVDVFDMDTMTWSRLAVQGSSPGVRAGHASVNIGSKVYIIGGVGDKQYYSDVWALDLGTFLWAQLEIRGQHPQGRFSHTAVVTGTDIAIYGGCGEDERPLNELLILQLGSEHPNGRYNISMCKMFGNHWNQEKRKFLRGTEHSKSMVLKNGELCQQSREVEAEPRSSLLCGLDNRHDKRRKTSDARVWEIESEQEEHSLSLSQHSSPSQSDQEQNTLHKLSSSTNDSISASQQFVPFKLHHRREPVNGIQRTTSDVHFLGAESPRQPKTTQFLHSVPLARQEVQFLAVDQNPQLRPAFLPLIGAEVHGTVDGAFDSGYLMTAYVNGQMLRGVLFAPGPGVTAPSPAINSQGLTGSTAVTQHCSAPPHAIPIHFRPRSQAATFVLPERGHHMRQARQLQVVKAQPSKSNNDLHGVVLTLGGPGGASGP from the exons ATGGCAAGAGGAAGTGTACTA GGTTGTTGTGGTGGATTGCATTTTAGTGATGTCCTCACCCTTGATCTAGATGGCATGGCCTGGAACTCCCTTGTCACTACAGGTCAAAAGCCTGGAACCCGAGACAGCCACACCGCGGCAATCGTAGGGCATAAGATGGTAGTATTAGGAGGCACAAATGGTTCGAAGAAGGTGAATGATCTTCACGTATTAGATTTGTGGACGAGGGAATGGTGCAAACCCAATTGCAAAGGCTTCCCACCCTCACCACGTGAAAGCCACACTGCCACAGTGGTAGGCAATGATAAACTAGTTATATTTGGGGGCAGTGGAGAAGGGGAAGCAAATTACTTGAATGATGTTCATATACTAGACTTGAAGAACATGTCATGGACTTCTCCAGAGGTGAGAGGTGATCCCCCTGCACCAAGAGATAGCCACACTGCTGTTGCAATTGGCAATAAGCTTCTTATCTATGGTGGTGACTGCGGTGATCGTTATCATGGGGAAGTTGATGTGTTTGACATGGATACGATGACTTGGTCAAGG TTAGCAGTTCAAGGATCTTCACCTGGAGTTCGAGCAGGCCATGCATCTGTCAACATTGGGTCCAAG GTTTACATCATAGGTGGAGTAGGAGATAAACAATATTATAGTGATGTTTGGGCTCTCGACTTGGGTACTTTTTTATGGGCACAGCTTGAGATTCGCGGCCAACATCCACAAGGACGGTTTTCTCATACTGCCGTAGTCACTGGCACTGATATTGCTATATATGGGGG TTGTGGGGAGGATGAACGCCCGCTCAATGAGTTACTCATTTTGCAGTTGGGATCTGAGCACCCTAACGGTCGTTACAACATTTCGATGTGCAAAATGTTTGGTAATCACTGGAATCAAGAAAAACGAAAGTTTTTAAGAGGAACAGAACATTCG AAAAGTATGGTTCTGAAAAATGGAGAACTTTGTCAGCAATCTCGTGAAGTTGAAGCAGAACCAAGGAGCTCTCTTTTATGTGGTTTGG ATAACAGGCATGACAAAAGGAGGAAAACCAGTGATGCTAGAGTGTGGGAGATCGAATCAGAACAGGAAGAGCACTCTCTGTCGCTTTCCCAGCACTCCTCTCCTTCACAATCTGACCAAGAACAAAATACTCTCCACAAATTGTCGTCTTCGACCAATGACTCCATATCGGCCTCTCAACAATTTGTTCCCTTCAAGCTACATCATCGGCGGGAACCGGTAAATGGTATTCAAAGGACTACCTCAGATGTTCATTTCTTGGGTGCAGAATCCCCAAGACAGCCAAAGACAACACAATTTCTTCATTCTGTTCCCCTTGCAAGGCAAGAAGTTCAATTTCTAGCTGTAGATCAGAATCCACAGCTGAGGCCTGCCTTTCTTCCGTTG ATTGGAGCCGAGGTTCATGGCACGGTGGATGGAGCATTTGACTCTGGGTACCTCATGACTGCTTATGTTAATGGCCAAATGCTAAGAGGTGTCTTGTTTGCTCCG GGGCCAGGTGTTACAGCTCCAAGTCCTGCAATCAATTCTCAGGGTCTCACAGGCTCCACTGCTGTTACTCAGCATTGTTCAGCTCCCCCTCATGCCATTCCTATCCATTTCAGGCCACGTTCACAAGCTGCCACCTTTGTGCTGCCCGAGCGTGGGCATCATATGCGGCAGGCTCGCCAGCTCCAAGTTGTCAAAGCCCAACCATCAAAGTCTAACAACGATCTACATGGTGTTGTCCTGACGCTGGGAGGACCTGGGGGAGCCAGTGGACCTTAG